GCGATCGCCACATAGAGCACCTCATCTGCCGCCGATCATCGGCGGATTCCCCGGGCCTTGAAGAACGTGTAGCAGAACGTGCCGTCGGACTCGGCCGTGCGATACAAGTCACGGATCCCCTGCTCCCAGTCGGGTGTGCTCATCAAGCCTGCCGCGAGGGCCCGTTCGCGAACGCCCTCGACCATCGCGGTGAAGGTGTTGCGGGTAAAGCCCTCGACCAGCTCGGGGCGACTGGCGTCCGCGTAGACCATGCGCGGGGACACGACCACCTCGGCGAATCCCGTCGCGGTCAGGAGCGGATAGAGCCTTCGGCCGATGAGCGAATCCCCACCGGCCTTGGCCTGGAGGTTTACCAGGCACTGGATGGCTTGCTGGGCGAATCGGCTGTCGGGGTGGAAGTAGGCCGAGCCGTGGTCGCCCTCGATGGTGGTCACTGTCCCGCCGGGCTTGAGCATCTGTCGCAGGCTGCGAAGGGCTCCGGGGGGATCGGTCAGGTGCTCCAGGGTGAAGCAGACGAAAACATGGTCAAATGTCCTGGGCTTGAAGGGCAGCTTCCGGATGTCGGCCACCTGGAAAGTGACGTTCGCCGCGCCGGTTGCGGCCACGGCGGCCCTGGCCTGCTCGATGGACTGCGGGGAGATGTCGACCGAGGTGAAGTGGGCGCGAGGACTATGAGCGGCGAGGATGACTGTCTGAGCCCCGACGCCGCAGCCGGCCTCAAGCACCCGGCTGCCCGCCGGGTAAATCGTATCGTGGTGGAGAAGGTCGGCCAGAGCGTTGGCCTGGTCGCCGAGCCGCTCCTTTTCCCTCTCCGAGTAACCGTGAACGTATGCCCTGGTGGTCATGTGCTGAGCCGCTCCGTGCTGGGGCGACGGCCGTCGCGTCTGGCTGACCGCGCCGTCATGTTGGCCATGATACTCGGGGGCTCGCCGAGATGGCAAAGGGACCTTGAGCTGGTCCGGTCGCAAGGCACGGTGGGCCCCGGCATGGATGTCGTTCATGCCGGGGTACTCCGTTGCCTGGATCGTGTCGATCCGGTGAAGGCCTCGGACACGGGCGCGTCCGCCGGGTCGGGGTCAGCGACGGCGGCGGACCAGGACGGACACGGCCAGGAGCAGACCGAAGGCCGTGGCAGGTTCGGGAACCTGGATCGCCCAGAGGTCAAACGCCGTGCCGCTCATTTCCGTAGGCGCGTCGACGTCCAGATACCCGATCGAGCCATCGATCACTCGCACGCCGGCGGGGGTGAAGCTGAGTCCGGAATCCCGGACGAGATGGAGCAGCCCGGTCTTGGTGCTGACGAAGACGTTGTCGTAGTCCGACCAGACGGCGATGCCGGTTGCGCCGCTGAAAAGGTCGTTGTGCGAGCGGACCAGTTGTCCGCCGGCGAACTCGTCGAAACCGGAATCGCGGAGGCCGAAGGTAATCGTGACGTTGCGCGACCGGCAGGCCACGTCGATGTAGCTTCCGGGGAAGATGTCGCCCATCTGGGCCCAGGTGGTCGCCCCGGTGCGGTTGTACTCGTAGATCGTGCCGTCGCTCTTGAGTGCCCACAGCCGATCCTGGTCGTTGGCGATCGTTCCGGCGACGAAATCAGAACCGGTGGCGATGGTGGATTCGACGATCCAACTGGGGCTGACCCAGCGGATCTCGTTGATCCCGCCGGCGTCGGTGATGAACATTCGCGAACCGTTGCGCAGGTCGTCGCTGTCCACGTCGCGCACGGTCGGGCTGTTGAGTACCTGGCCGGCGAGGCCGTACTGGCCGGGGGGGCCGGCAAGTCGATAGTACTCGGCCACGCCGCTCGCGTCGGACAGGGCGACAATCTCGTTGATGCCACTGGCCTGATAGGCAGCCACGCCGTGCGTGAAACTGCCGGGCGCGAAGTTGGGTGAGTTCCATGCGTCTCCGGTGTAGGTCCATTCGACCATGTTCCCGGCCAAGGCGATGCCCGGCAACAGCAGGCCGGTCAACGCCACCATGAGTATCGTTCGCTGGATATGCATCGCTACTTTCCTCCCTTCAAGAAAAGCTGTGCTTCCAGGCCTGGCCCTCGCCATGCCATGGTGAAGTTTACGCTGATGCTCACTTTCCGCAAGCAGAATCCGCGGTGATGGCCGGCCCCTTCCAGCAGTTTTTGAATGCCTGGAGGTCGACCCCGTCCACATCTGTGTCATGATCGCGGTCAAAGCACTTGCACTTTGCGGCGTCGAAGAAAGCCATGCCGCCGTCGCCGGTGTAGCAGGCCTGCCAGAGGCCGAAATCGGCCTGGTCCACGTCGCTATCGGCATCCGCGTCGGCGAACGGGACGCTGCATCCGGTGACGGGCAGGCCGGTGACGCCCCGGCAGTACAGCAGCGCGCCGGGGATGCTGGCGCCCTCGGTACTGGTGGCGACATCGCGATAGGGTTGCGGGTCGATGACCCGGACATTCGCGGGATCGAACTTGAGATGATCCGGGCCGCCGATCGTGCGGGGCACGTACAGCAGGCCGCCGGTGGTGCTCACGAAGAGGCTGTCCTGATCGACCCAGGTGGCGATCCCGGTTGCCCCGGAGAACAGGTTGTCGTGCGAGCGAACGATCTGCTGGTTCTCAACTTCGTCGATGCCGGTGTCGCGGAGCAGGAAGACAAGGGCTGTCGGATAGAGGGATCTTGCCGCGACGTCGACGTATCCGCCGGCGATGGTGACCCCCTCGTTCCAGGTCAGCTCGCCCACGCCGGACCGAATGAACTCGCGAGCATTCCCGTTCTGGATCGCCCACAGCCGGTCCTGGTCAAAGGCGATGACCGCGCTGGTGAAGCCGGAGCCGACCGCGACGGTGGAGGCGAAGCTCCAGACTCCGCTGCCCCAGAGGTACTCGGCAATCCCCGATTCATCGGCAACGAAGATGCGTGAACCGTTTCTGCTGTCATCCGAAGTAAGATCCGTCGCGTTCAGGAGATCCAGTTTGGCCCCGGTCGGGGACCAGCTGCCGTTGCCGTACAGCCACTCCTCAACGCCGGCCGCACCGATCAGCCCCACCAGCATGGGCGAGACGCCGTACATCCAGACGGATGCACCGTGGGCAAAATCACCGATGATGCTGGAACTGTTCTTAAAGGTCATCACGCCGCCGATCTGAGCCCAACGCTTGATCTCGCCGGCCGAGGTGACGGCATAGGCCACCAACGTTCCCACCGCGTCCTCGGTGGGAACGTCCACGTCGCGGTACCCTGCCGCGTTGTCAATGACGGTCACGCCCGCGGGGGTGAAGTTCTGAGTAACCGGATCGCGTGCCAGGTGCAGCAAGCCGCTCTCGGTCGCCACGAAGACGTTGTCGTAATCCGACCAGACCGCGATGGCGGTGGCTCCGGTAAAGAGGTTGTTATGCGAACGGAGCAGTGAGCCGGCCGAATACTCGTCAAAGCCGGTCGCACGCAAGGCAAACACCAGGCCGGCGTCGGGAGCCTTGGCCAGCGACTTGGCGGTCACATCGACGTAACTGCCGGTGATGGTGGCTCCCGACTCCCAGGTCGTTGCCGCGGTTCGGTTGAACTCGCGGAGGGTGCCGTTCTGGACCGCCCAGACTCGATCCTGGTCATTGGTGATGACCAGGGCGGTGAAGCCTGACTCCGTGGAAATGGTAGATTCGAGCAGCCAGGGCGAGTCACTCTGCCTGTATTCGGCCAGGCCGGTCGAACTGGCGACGAAGATGCGTGCCCCGTTGCGGGTATCGTCGGAATCAACGTCTGTGGCGGTGGCATCGAGGACGTTCATGCCGGTGAGGTCGTACACACCGGGGGTGACGAGGCCCATCACATACTCGTGGATCCCGGTGGTATTTGTGGCGGCGAGACCATTGCCGGCCAGGCCGCCGGCTGTGTAGATGGCCAGTCCGTGGGTAAAGCCATTCGTAGCCAGGGTGGGATCAGCTACCCAGGAGCCGCCGGCGATCTTGCCGGACCATTCCTTCATGTCCGCCCGCGATGGAGCGACAAACAGAGCCGCCAGCAGGATTACTCCACCGGAGCCCGCCAACCGGAATTGACTGAACTTCATGACCGTCCTCCTTCGTATCTGACTTGCCTTGCCGGCCAATCAAAACGCCCCAAACAGCCGTTGAGGAACTGCATCCAGTTCCAGAAAGGCCTGAAGCAACATCCCCACCCCGTCGGTACTCTCGTAGTAAGGTTTGGCGGGGTGGCCCTTGAACATGCCGTTCACG
This is a stretch of genomic DNA from Phycisphaerae bacterium. It encodes these proteins:
- a CDS encoding PEP-CTERM sorting domain-containing protein, with the protein product MHIQRTILMVALTGLLLPGIALAGNMVEWTYTGDAWNSPNFAPGSFTHGVAAYQASGINEIVALSDASGVAEYYRLAGPPGQYGLAGQVLNSPTVRDVDSDDLRNGSRMFITDAGGINEIRWVSPSWIVESTIATGSDFVAGTIANDQDRLWALKSDGTIYEYNRTGATTWAQMGDIFPGSYIDVACRSRNVTITFGLRDSGFDEFAGGQLVRSHNDLFSGATGIAVWSDYDNVFVSTKTGLLHLVRDSGLSFTPAGVRVIDGSIGYLDVDAPTEMSGTAFDLWAIQVPEPATAFGLLLAVSVLVRRRR
- a CDS encoding methyltransferase domain-containing protein, giving the protein MTTRAYVHGYSEREKERLGDQANALADLLHHDTIYPAGSRVLEAGCGVGAQTVILAAHSPRAHFTSVDISPQSIEQARAAVAATGAANVTFQVADIRKLPFKPRTFDHVFVCFTLEHLTDPPGALRSLRQMLKPGGTVTTIEGDHGSAYFHPDSRFAQQAIQCLVNLQAKAGGDSLIGRRLYPLLTATGFAEVVVSPRMVYADASRPELVEGFTRNTFTAMVEGVRERALAAGLMSTPDWEQGIRDLYRTAESDGTFCYTFFKARGIRR